One Rubripirellula reticaptiva genomic region harbors:
- a CDS encoding PEP-CTERM sorting domain-containing protein, which translates to MNKTYLMMIIAGLIVLGSLMSSAQAGMIIYSENFGNLVDQAPLVASDGNASLSFGANATIGDTNAAGDAAAGGIYASAGATSGLSTRNGVRGYTTVANAGFTTASGSVGQLHTHTANGFGVLSTGPITTVNGVGNQPTPIVLSSPAAGDIIRVEFDMYVQATRTLTTSLGVNWNLKDASFAVISFTDTWNDYANAMVGDVIAVQKDLTITEAMITAGLNSIGPQFTFGNNSGDVAVNTAFAQIDNFTVEHITAVPEPSSLALIGLGFIGVVVRRRRK; encoded by the coding sequence ATGAATAAGACATATTTGATGATGATCATTGCGGGCTTGATAGTCTTAGGGTCGCTAATGAGTTCGGCTCAGGCAGGCATGATAATCTACTCAGAAAACTTTGGTAATTTGGTTGACCAAGCACCGCTAGTCGCTTCCGATGGTAACGCTTCACTTAGTTTTGGTGCCAATGCTACGATTGGGGACACGAATGCGGCTGGAGATGCCGCAGCAGGCGGTATTTATGCCAGTGCCGGCGCTACTAGTGGGCTATCCACACGAAACGGTGTGCGTGGATATACCACGGTAGCCAATGCGGGCTTTACAACTGCTTCAGGATCAGTTGGGCAACTACACACGCACACCGCCAACGGTTTCGGTGTACTTTCCACGGGCCCCATCACGACAGTGAACGGAGTCGGCAATCAACCTACTCCGATTGTTCTGTCATCACCGGCTGCAGGCGATATTATCCGAGTCGAATTTGACATGTACGTTCAAGCGACCAGGACTCTCACAACTTCATTGGGAGTGAACTGGAACTTGAAAGATGCTTCATTCGCCGTGATTTCTTTCACTGACACTTGGAATGACTATGCCAATGCGATGGTAGGAGATGTGATCGCAGTTCAGAAGGATTTGACCATCACGGAGGCTATGATCACAGCGGGCTTGAATTCAATTGGTCCTCAGTTCACTTTCGGTAACAATTCTGGCGATGTTGCAGTGAACACCGCGTTCGCCCAAATCGACAACTTCACGGTCGAGCACATCACTGCTGTTCCCGAGCCATCTTCTTTGGCATTGATCGGTTTAGGCTTCATCGGCGTTGTCGTTCGTCGCCGTAGGAAGTAG
- a CDS encoding transposase, with protein sequence MPRPPRADEAGGLYHALNRGNLRADIFKKDEDFAAFERILQEALQIHQIELFSYQLMPNHYHLVLRPLVDGEMSRFMGWVGGTHTMRYHAHYKTSGLGHVYQQRYKSFPIQDDGHFFVVCRYVERNALRAGLVDRAERWRWGSLWRWMQSSPPDPKLLSRWPLPRLPRWTQRVNEPLSQHELDAVRLSAHRGRPLGDEGWVESIARRLNLESTMRPRGRPKARIEQRQKRKEA encoded by the coding sequence ATGCCAAGACCTCCTCGAGCTGACGAAGCTGGCGGGCTCTATCACGCACTCAATCGCGGTAACCTCAGAGCTGACATTTTCAAAAAGGACGAGGACTTCGCTGCCTTCGAGCGGATCCTCCAAGAGGCCCTGCAGATTCATCAAATTGAGCTCTTCAGCTACCAACTGATGCCCAATCACTACCACTTGGTTTTGCGACCGTTGGTTGACGGTGAAATGAGTCGATTCATGGGTTGGGTCGGCGGAACCCACACGATGCGGTACCACGCTCACTACAAGACCAGCGGATTGGGCCATGTTTACCAACAGCGGTACAAGAGCTTTCCGATCCAAGACGACGGTCACTTCTTTGTGGTCTGTCGCTACGTCGAACGCAATGCTCTACGAGCCGGATTGGTGGACCGGGCAGAACGCTGGCGTTGGGGATCGCTGTGGCGTTGGATGCAGAGCTCGCCGCCGGACCCAAAACTGCTCTCGCGCTGGCCGCTGCCAAGATTGCCACGGTGGACTCAAAGGGTTAACGAACCACTGAGCCAACACGAGCTCGACGCCGTGCGACTTTCCGCACACCGAGGCCGCCCGCTTGGCGACGAGGGATGGGTAGAGTCGATCGCTAGGAGGTTGAATCTAGAGTCAACCATGCGTCCGCGAGGACGTCCTAAAGCACGAATCGAGCAGCGACAGAAAAGAAAAGAGGCCTGA
- the moaA gene encoding GTP 3',8-cyclase MoaA, with protein sequence MVPITPLVDRFGRVHDSVRISVTDRCNIRCFYCMPETGAQFMNKDRLLSFEEIRRLATILVTRAGVRDIRITGGEPLVRRELSTLISKLAAIDGLEDLSMTTNGILLAEHAAQLREAGLRRVNISLDTLDADVFRKISRRDGLEKTIAGIDAAIAVGFDSVKLNSLAITGITEKEVAALVRFAIDRRVTMRFIEFMPLDTDKAWTHDKVLTGDRLLVILRDHFGEVIERPRSVASQPAEEFLVDGHPVGIIRSVTAPFCSGCNRIRITADGGVRNCLFAAGETPLRELMRSGATDEELLAQVQASVTGKAAAHGIDEDGFIPPDRPMYAIGG encoded by the coding sequence ATGGTTCCCATCACACCGCTGGTCGATCGCTTTGGCCGTGTCCATGACAGCGTTCGCATCAGCGTGACGGATCGATGCAACATCCGCTGCTTCTACTGCATGCCGGAAACGGGCGCTCAGTTCATGAACAAGGATCGGTTGTTGTCGTTCGAAGAAATTCGGCGACTGGCGACGATCCTGGTCACTCGGGCCGGTGTTCGTGACATTCGAATTACCGGCGGCGAACCGCTGGTGCGTCGTGAGTTGTCGACGCTGATCAGCAAGCTTGCTGCGATTGACGGTTTGGAAGACCTGTCGATGACCACCAATGGGATCTTGCTAGCCGAGCATGCGGCCCAGTTGCGAGAGGCTGGGTTGCGACGCGTCAATATCTCGTTGGACACGCTCGACGCCGATGTTTTTCGCAAGATTTCTAGGCGAGACGGTTTGGAAAAGACGATCGCCGGCATCGACGCTGCCATCGCGGTTGGTTTTGATTCGGTAAAACTGAATTCTCTAGCGATCACGGGCATTACCGAGAAAGAAGTCGCGGCGCTGGTACGTTTTGCAATCGACCGTAGGGTCACAATGCGTTTCATCGAGTTTATGCCGCTAGATACCGACAAGGCTTGGACACACGACAAAGTTTTGACGGGCGATCGGTTGTTGGTGATCTTGCGAGATCACTTTGGTGAAGTGATCGAGCGTCCGCGCTCGGTGGCGTCTCAGCCGGCCGAAGAATTTTTGGTCGACGGACATCCGGTCGGAATCATTCGTTCGGTGACGGCTCCGTTTTGTAGCGGGTGCAATCGGATTCGGATTACGGCGGATGGCGGAGTGCGTAACTGTTTGTTCGCAGCCGGCGAAACGCCGCTTCGCGAATTGATGCGATCCGGTGCAACGGACGAAGAACTGCTCGCTCAGGTGCAAGCATCGGTTACGGGAAAGGCCGCGGCGCACGGGATCGACGAAGACGGATTCATCCCGCCCGACCGTCCGATGTATGCGATCGGTGGATAG
- a CDS encoding sulfatase family protein, with protein MRCCFRFLWFAFFTSSILCLTRATAQPSVASDPPRLNLLVIMADDLGYGDLGCYGSSVHRTPHIDRLADEGMRFTDFYVTSSVCTPTRAAFLTGRLPRRCGSPGVLWPTSTEDALPNVEVTLAELLQDAGYATHLSGKWHLGHGKPEHLPQAHGFDHWYGMPYPNDMTAGHPQETRRREAWPPMPMMLDGEIVEQPINVNLLTQQYTADAVNFISKHHDRPFFLFLAHAMPHAIIGASPDFVSKSQNGLYGDSIEEIDWSTGEVMRALKAFGIDDTTLVLFTSDNGATHHVAHQPDEVQRWFCADMTSGSNAPLRGGKQATFEGGVRVPGIFRLPGVIAPGKVESSPAIITDILPTMLDYLKIPLPAERVYDGRTIRPVLESLGSRDETDFIFGGNEATGIRSGKWKLQLPKQPSWMLPKLESDQPLLFDLNVDIGESNNIAEQHPEIVKQLLRKMQTYEAETETR; from the coding sequence ATGCGCTGTTGCTTTCGTTTTCTTTGGTTCGCTTTTTTCACGTCGTCAATTCTCTGTCTGACGCGGGCGACTGCGCAGCCAAGCGTTGCCAGCGATCCGCCGCGACTGAATCTGCTGGTCATCATGGCCGACGATCTCGGCTATGGTGACTTGGGTTGCTACGGCAGTAGCGTCCATCGCACTCCGCACATCGATCGCTTGGCCGATGAAGGGATGCGGTTCACCGATTTCTATGTCACGTCGTCCGTGTGTACGCCGACTCGGGCGGCGTTTCTGACCGGGCGTTTACCGCGTCGCTGCGGCAGTCCCGGAGTGTTGTGGCCGACGTCGACCGAGGATGCTTTGCCCAACGTCGAAGTCACGCTTGCTGAATTGCTGCAAGACGCCGGCTACGCAACTCATCTGAGTGGCAAATGGCATCTCGGTCATGGAAAACCGGAACATTTGCCACAAGCTCATGGATTCGACCACTGGTATGGGATGCCGTATCCGAACGATATGACCGCAGGCCATCCGCAGGAAACTCGTCGCCGAGAAGCATGGCCACCGATGCCAATGATGCTGGACGGCGAGATCGTCGAGCAGCCAATCAATGTCAACCTACTGACCCAGCAGTACACCGCCGACGCGGTGAACTTCATCAGCAAGCATCACGATCGTCCGTTCTTTCTGTTCTTGGCCCACGCGATGCCTCATGCGATCATCGGTGCGTCGCCCGACTTCGTCAGCAAGTCACAAAACGGCTTGTACGGTGACAGTATCGAAGAAATCGATTGGAGCACGGGTGAAGTGATGCGAGCGCTGAAGGCCTTTGGCATCGACGACACAACACTGGTGCTGTTCACCAGCGACAACGGTGCAACGCATCATGTGGCCCATCAACCCGACGAGGTTCAACGTTGGTTTTGTGCAGACATGACTAGCGGCAGCAACGCACCACTGCGCGGTGGCAAGCAGGCGACATTCGAGGGTGGCGTGCGAGTCCCAGGCATCTTTCGGTTGCCAGGCGTCATTGCCCCAGGCAAAGTGGAATCCTCACCCGCGATCATCACCGACATTCTGCCGACGATGCTGGATTATTTAAAAATTCCGCTGCCGGCGGAGCGAGTCTACGATGGACGAACGATCCGGCCGGTGTTGGAAAGTCTCGGCTCGCGTGATGAGACCGACTTCATTTTTGGCGGCAATGAAGCGACCGGCATCCGATCGGGCAAATGGAAGCTACAACTGCCCAAACAGCCGAGTTGGATGTTACCGAAACTAGAGAGTGATCAACCGCTGCTATTCGATTTGAACGTCGATATCGGCGAATCAAATAACATCGCCGAACAACACCCGGAAATCGTGAAGCAACTGTTGAGGAAGATGCAAACCTACGAAGCCGAAACGGAAACTCGGTGA
- a CDS encoding efflux RND transporter permease subunit, producing MRKVIAWAISNAPGMNMLMLALMLVGGVSLWKMRREVFPAFELEIVMISVPYPGATPQDTEEAICQKIEEAIRSIDGIKKVTSIAQEGSGFVLAELRADVKDVQKVMAEIDREVDRIPSFPVLAEDPLIQQITFREAAIRVGVVGPADRTREGELKLREVAESVRDDILRLPSVSSASVMGARPYQIDVEIPEATLRSYGLSLASVAQTIRARNVELPGGNLKSEGQEILLRAKNKGRIGEEIGRLPVITQPGGVVLTVNDLGTVRDEFQDITSVGEINGEPAMVVNVERTKTEDLLAMVDAVRAHVATAELPEGYRFEVWGDSSTEVRGRLNLLLRNGAQGLLLVFLVLTLFLEMRLAFWVAMGIPISILGAGLFLSYGGQTLNMLSLFSFLVALGIVVDDAIVIGENIYAHIQMGKSLKQASIDGTLEVMGSVAASVTTTVIAFSPMFFVSGVMGKFMGVIPFAVIAMLVISLWESVFVLPTHLAHKHTGFFRLLSVLTYPLRPVGMALNWLSLRTGWGLDWVVARLYVPTLKFSLRHPLVPIAFAISLFIFTGGLIRGGVVPSILFPKTDNNNLQATIAFPDGTPAAETDNATRKMEEALRRISKRIGKEHAERLGVPVEEIYTSDEGVGEGPVRMTYRDVGTITNLNNAAGGGGAGSHVGQIFAELFDTEIRDVRSDDLISMWRAETGEFPGSERITYGTVGVGPGGKAIEFKLLAPGKDVDQLVAATEKIKARLGQFAGVYDIADDNTPGKWEFQFRVKDRALATGVTPTDLGETVRNVYFGAEVMRLQRGRHEVKLMVRYPEEERRSLVDFREIRIQTPDGSQRPITELAEVNLSRGFSEINRVDQRRSITISADLDETKANANLIIGELQKSFVPELQLEYPAIDVRWEGQREQSNESVGSLITGFGIAIVAMFVLLVLQFRSYFQPLLILAIIPFGMIGAVWGHAFLGLPLTLFSMFGLVALAGVVVNDSIVLIDFINARVRDGVPIREALVESGQRRFRPIILTSLTTIAGLMPLITEKSFQAQLLIPMAASLAFGLMLATVLVLILIPVFYLLYLNMIEMLGFSLVEEDE from the coding sequence ATGAGAAAAGTCATTGCATGGGCAATTTCGAATGCCCCCGGCATGAACATGTTGATGTTGGCGTTGATGTTGGTTGGTGGAGTGTCATTGTGGAAAATGCGACGCGAGGTGTTCCCCGCTTTTGAACTTGAAATCGTCATGATTTCGGTGCCTTACCCGGGTGCGACACCTCAGGATACCGAAGAAGCGATTTGCCAGAAGATCGAAGAAGCGATTCGGTCGATCGACGGGATCAAAAAGGTGACCTCGATCGCTCAAGAGGGCAGCGGATTCGTGCTGGCGGAACTGCGCGCCGATGTCAAAGACGTGCAAAAGGTGATGGCTGAAATCGATCGCGAAGTCGATCGCATCCCCAGCTTTCCGGTCTTGGCCGAAGACCCATTGATCCAGCAGATCACGTTTCGCGAAGCCGCGATCCGCGTCGGCGTCGTTGGACCGGCCGATCGTACACGCGAAGGCGAGCTGAAACTTCGCGAGGTCGCTGAAAGCGTTCGCGACGACATTCTTCGATTGCCCTCGGTGTCGTCGGCGTCGGTTATGGGCGCTCGTCCGTATCAGATCGACGTTGAAATCCCCGAGGCTACGCTGCGTAGTTATGGATTGTCGCTGGCCAGTGTGGCGCAAACCATTCGTGCTAGGAACGTGGAGTTGCCCGGTGGAAACCTGAAATCCGAAGGCCAGGAAATCCTGCTGCGGGCGAAGAACAAGGGTCGCATCGGCGAAGAAATTGGGCGACTGCCGGTCATCACACAACCCGGCGGCGTCGTACTGACCGTCAACGACTTGGGAACCGTTCGCGACGAGTTTCAAGACATCACGTCGGTAGGCGAGATCAATGGCGAACCAGCGATGGTCGTCAATGTCGAGCGTACAAAAACGGAAGACTTGTTGGCGATGGTTGATGCGGTTCGAGCGCACGTCGCCACGGCAGAGTTGCCCGAAGGGTACCGGTTCGAGGTTTGGGGCGACAGCAGCACCGAGGTTCGCGGTCGATTGAACTTGTTGCTGCGCAATGGTGCGCAAGGGTTGTTGTTGGTGTTCTTGGTGCTGACGTTGTTCTTGGAAATGCGTTTGGCGTTCTGGGTCGCGATGGGAATTCCGATTTCGATTTTGGGTGCCGGATTGTTTTTGTCTTATGGCGGGCAAACGCTAAACATGCTGAGTCTGTTTTCGTTCTTGGTCGCACTTGGCATCGTGGTCGATGACGCGATTGTGATTGGTGAGAACATCTATGCGCACATCCAAATGGGAAAGTCGCTCAAGCAAGCTTCGATCGACGGGACTTTGGAAGTCATGGGTAGCGTCGCAGCGTCCGTGACCACGACCGTGATAGCGTTTTCGCCGATGTTTTTTGTATCCGGCGTGATGGGAAAGTTTATGGGCGTGATCCCCTTCGCCGTGATTGCGATGTTGGTGATCTCGTTGTGGGAAAGCGTGTTCGTATTGCCGACTCACTTGGCGCACAAGCACACCGGATTCTTTCGATTGTTGTCGGTGCTAACGTATCCGCTGCGTCCGGTCGGCATGGCGCTGAACTGGTTGTCGCTGCGAACGGGCTGGGGCTTGGATTGGGTGGTGGCTCGGTTGTACGTGCCAACACTAAAGTTCTCGCTGCGACATCCCTTGGTGCCGATCGCGTTTGCGATTTCGTTGTTTATCTTTACCGGCGGATTGATTCGCGGTGGCGTCGTGCCGTCGATTCTGTTCCCCAAGACGGACAACAACAATCTGCAAGCGACGATAGCGTTTCCCGATGGTACGCCGGCTGCGGAAACGGACAATGCGACTCGCAAGATGGAAGAAGCCCTTCGCCGGATCAGCAAGCGAATCGGAAAAGAGCACGCCGAACGATTGGGAGTTCCGGTCGAAGAAATCTATACGTCCGATGAAGGAGTGGGCGAAGGTCCGGTTCGGATGACGTATCGCGACGTCGGTACGATTACCAACCTGAACAACGCTGCCGGCGGTGGTGGCGCCGGTTCGCATGTTGGCCAGATTTTTGCAGAACTGTTCGATACCGAGATCCGTGACGTTCGCAGCGATGATTTGATTTCGATGTGGAGAGCCGAAACGGGCGAGTTCCCCGGTTCAGAGCGGATCACCTACGGTACCGTGGGGGTTGGTCCAGGCGGTAAGGCGATCGAATTCAAGTTGCTAGCGCCTGGTAAGGACGTTGACCAGTTGGTCGCGGCGACTGAAAAAATCAAAGCGAGACTTGGTCAGTTCGCCGGTGTCTATGACATCGCGGACGACAACACGCCTGGAAAGTGGGAGTTCCAATTTCGGGTCAAGGATCGCGCGTTGGCAACGGGCGTGACGCCGACTGATCTTGGCGAAACCGTCCGCAACGTTTACTTCGGCGCCGAAGTAATGCGACTGCAGCGTGGTCGTCACGAAGTCAAGTTGATGGTTCGTTACCCCGAAGAAGAACGACGCAGCTTGGTTGATTTTCGCGAAATCCGAATTCAAACGCCCGACGGAAGCCAACGTCCAATCACTGAACTTGCCGAAGTTAATTTGAGCCGCGGGTTTTCGGAGATCAACCGAGTCGACCAGCGACGAAGCATCACGATCAGTGCGGACTTGGATGAAACCAAAGCCAACGCAAACCTGATCATCGGCGAGTTACAAAAGTCGTTCGTCCCAGAACTGCAGCTGGAATATCCAGCGATCGATGTTCGTTGGGAGGGACAACGTGAACAAAGCAATGAATCGGTTGGCAGCCTGATCACCGGATTTGGCATCGCCATTGTCGCGATGTTTGTGTTGTTGGTGCTGCAGTTTCGAAGTTACTTTCAACCACTATTGATTCTGGCCATCATCCCGTTCGGTATGATCGGTGCGGTTTGGGGACATGCGTTTTTAGGGTTGCCGCTAACTCTGTTCAGCATGTTCGGTTTGGTCGCTCTTGCCGGTGTGGTGGTGAATGACTCGATCGTGTTAATCGACTTTATCAACGCACGCGTTCGCGATGGTGTGCCGATTCGCGAAGCACTGGTCGAGTCGGGGCAGCGCCGGTTTCGTCCGATCATTTTGACCAGTTTGACAACGATCGCTGGGTTGATGCCTCTGATCACCGAGAAGTCGTTTCAAGCGCAGTTGCTGATTCCGATGGCCGCCAGTTTGGCGTTCGGTTTGATGTTGGCAACGGTTTTGGTGTTGATCCTGATCCCGGTGTTCTACTTGCTGTATTTGAACATGATCGAAATGTTGGGATTCAGTCTTGTCGAGGAAGACGAGTAA
- a CDS encoding CerR family C-terminal domain-containing protein, whose translation MKSLSDAPSTTELDTRAKLLEASGPVFAARGFDRATVREICAAAGVNVASVGYHFGDKLGLYRELIRQIRESRQRQFPTPYASVDDDPSASLARVVRTLMSRILAADPSGWESQLFMREMQNPTPVFEDIVVEYFKPLHDRLLQNITVLINDPSVSDHVIQQLALSVVGQCVHYKVGADAIKLLVPAQQRELHFDVETISRHITAVTLAAIRSDEVIRPENLL comes from the coding sequence GTGAAAAGCTTGTCTGACGCCCCGTCAACGACCGAATTGGACACGCGAGCGAAGCTACTGGAGGCTTCCGGGCCTGTGTTTGCAGCGCGAGGATTCGATCGAGCGACAGTACGTGAGATCTGTGCGGCGGCGGGGGTCAATGTGGCCTCAGTGGGCTACCATTTTGGCGACAAATTGGGGCTTTACCGCGAGTTGATTCGACAAATTCGCGAATCACGCCAACGCCAGTTTCCGACTCCGTATGCTTCTGTGGATGATGACCCCTCTGCGTCGCTGGCGAGAGTCGTGCGAACACTGATGTCGCGGATTCTGGCAGCGGATCCGTCGGGGTGGGAATCACAATTGTTCATGCGCGAGATGCAGAACCCAACGCCGGTGTTCGAGGACATTGTGGTTGAGTACTTCAAACCGCTGCACGATCGACTGCTTCAAAATATCACGGTATTGATCAATGATCCGTCAGTCTCGGATCATGTCATCCAGCAATTGGCTCTAAGCGTCGTCGGCCAGTGCGTTCACTACAAAGTCGGCGCCGATGCAATCAAGTTGTTGGTCCCCGCCCAGCAACGTGAATTGCATTTTGACGTCGAAACCATCAGCCGACATATCACTGCGGTGACTTTAGCTGCCATTCGCAGCGACGAAGTGATCCGCCCTGAAAACTTACTATAA
- a CDS encoding efflux RND transporter periplasmic adaptor subunit, with amino-acid sequence MQNSSEPSTESSPVKIDTSVDPKASKSAPSRLAAFKNGVLFNVLIPLGLLACAGAAVVMLGTVEPATRPSTDTTRDGRLKALPPVRVQQLQSLEQTGQPLRLQVDGTVVPYREARVAAEIAGKVVFKAVECEAGSYVTAGQLLMKIDATDYELEVDRLTRMKEQDYQALREVDQEMANAKRSIEVAKQDLALQQKEVDRQNAMPAGYASRAEIDQANRALLASRQQLVNFENQFDLLVQRRIRLESSERLADTQLRGAETNLARTEIRAPIEGVIVAEEADLNTFVSRGTTLVVIDDTSKVDVSSSLRMDQLYWVLNQGNETVDTASRNYDLPETPAIIEYEMSGRDNVVYRWNGRLLSYNGIGLDPTTRTVPVRVVVDNPQEMVDENGKPITKTGTPALVRGMYVRVKLMIKPKASLVVIPARALQPGNRVFQFMPDESVLETTETEVTGDLADDGFNAKRWEPGKVIVRRSVVPVDTLTLGNVSGSQQTLSTDTNASGDRVSAFEGANRMWVCEVQSPELVSGSYVVVSPLGGFDDGSMPVRAERLDGDGAAPADADQSVASRAKNTEGA; translated from the coding sequence ATGCAAAATAGTTCTGAACCTAGCACTGAATCCTCGCCGGTGAAAATTGACACATCGGTCGATCCGAAGGCATCCAAGTCCGCGCCCTCGCGACTTGCTGCTTTTAAGAATGGAGTGTTGTTCAACGTCCTGATTCCGCTGGGGCTGCTCGCATGTGCTGGAGCAGCGGTAGTGATGTTGGGGACCGTTGAACCGGCGACTCGGCCATCTACCGATACGACTCGGGATGGCCGCTTGAAGGCGTTGCCGCCCGTACGTGTTCAACAACTTCAGTCACTCGAACAGACCGGCCAACCTCTGCGTTTGCAAGTCGATGGCACCGTGGTTCCGTACCGTGAAGCACGTGTGGCGGCCGAGATCGCAGGCAAGGTGGTTTTCAAAGCTGTTGAATGTGAAGCAGGTTCGTATGTCACCGCGGGCCAGTTGCTGATGAAGATTGATGCAACGGACTACGAGTTGGAAGTCGACCGACTGACTCGCATGAAAGAACAAGATTATCAGGCGCTTCGCGAAGTTGATCAGGAAATGGCCAACGCGAAGCGGTCGATTGAAGTCGCAAAGCAAGATCTTGCATTGCAACAAAAAGAAGTCGACCGACAAAACGCGATGCCGGCCGGTTACGCTTCGCGAGCGGAAATCGATCAAGCAAATCGTGCTCTGTTGGCATCGCGACAGCAGTTGGTCAACTTTGAAAACCAGTTTGATCTGCTGGTCCAACGCCGGATCCGGCTGGAGTCGTCCGAACGATTGGCTGACACACAGCTTCGTGGCGCGGAAACGAACTTGGCACGCACCGAAATCCGAGCACCCATCGAAGGCGTGATCGTCGCCGAGGAAGCTGATCTGAACACGTTCGTCTCTCGTGGCACGACTCTGGTTGTGATCGACGATACGTCGAAAGTAGACGTGTCCAGCAGCCTGCGAATGGATCAACTTTACTGGGTTCTCAATCAAGGCAACGAAACCGTCGATACGGCGTCGCGCAACTACGACTTGCCAGAAACGCCAGCGATCATCGAATACGAAATGTCGGGACGTGACAACGTCGTGTACCGGTGGAACGGGCGACTTTTGTCGTACAACGGCATCGGCTTGGATCCCACGACGCGGACGGTTCCCGTACGAGTCGTGGTCGATAATCCTCAGGAAATGGTTGATGAAAACGGTAAGCCTATAACCAAAACGGGCACGCCGGCACTGGTCCGTGGCATGTATGTGCGGGTGAAGTTGATGATCAAACCCAAGGCTTCGTTGGTCGTCATTCCCGCTCGCGCTTTGCAACCGGGCAATCGAGTCTTTCAATTTATGCCAGACGAATCGGTTTTGGAAACGACTGAAACGGAAGTCACTGGCGATCTGGCGGACGACGGTTTTAATGCCAAACGATGGGAGCCTGGAAAAGTAATTGTGCGCCGTAGCGTGGTTCCGGTCGACACATTGACGTTGGGCAATGTGTCGGGATCTCAACAGACGCTATCAACTGATACCAATGCAAGCGGCGATCGAGTTTCGGCGTTTGAGGGCGCCAATCGAATGTGGGTTTGTGAAGTCCAAAGTCCTGAACTTGTCAGCGGCTCTTACGTCGTCGTTTCACCGCTCGGTGGTTTCGACGATGGTTCGATGCCCGTGCGAGCCGAACGTCTCGATGGCGACGGTGCTGCTCCGGCCGATGCTGATCAATCGGTGGCGTCTCGCGCGAAAAATACGGAGGGTGCGTGA